A single region of the Candidatus Kryptoniota bacterium genome encodes:
- the trxA gene encoding thioredoxin yields the protein MANVNEATTASFQAEILDSKTPVVVDFWAPWCGPCRMVAPIVEEIAKEYEGKLKVFKLNTDDNMDIAVKYNIMSIPTLGFFQDGKMVDRIIGAVPKKVIVEKITRTLQSN from the coding sequence ATGGCAAACGTGAATGAAGCGACAACGGCAAGCTTCCAGGCGGAAATTCTCGATTCCAAAACTCCTGTCGTAGTAGATTTCTGGGCGCCGTGGTGCGGACCGTGTAGAATGGTCGCCCCGATAGTCGAAGAGATCGCCAAAGAGTATGAGGGAAAACTGAAGGTGTTCAAATTGAATACGGATGATAACATGGATATCGCCGTCAAATATAACATCATGAGCATTCCCACTCTCGGTTTCTTTCAAGACGGCAAAATGGTTGACAGAATAATCGGCGCGGTTCCAAAAAAAGTCATCGTTGAAAAGATTACTAGGACACTTCAATCGAATTGA
- a CDS encoding class I SAM-dependent methyltransferase yields MDHGHRFEAKHHSRLDSSYRRKILPPTATLKSFGLKKGMTVSDIGAGTGYFLIPAARVVGPPAMAYGVDVSRDMLALLSRKRLPKNVCLVHTKDGYKFDVPASSVDFTIASAILHENDAQRLLSEIRRTMKKRARILLIEWRKEYTRHGPPAGERLTRTQVERLLDKSRFKVIRGGDLNSRYYAVLAEKL; encoded by the coding sequence ATGGATCACGGTCATCGGTTCGAAGCGAAGCACCACTCGCGCCTTGACTCGAGTTACAGGCGAAAGATCCTTCCGCCGACAGCGACGCTCAAATCGTTTGGATTGAAAAAGGGAATGACAGTGTCGGACATCGGGGCGGGAACCGGATACTTTCTCATCCCTGCTGCGAGGGTCGTCGGTCCCCCGGCCATGGCGTACGGTGTCGATGTGTCCAGAGACATGCTGGCGTTGCTGAGCAGGAAGAGACTTCCCAAAAATGTATGCCTTGTCCATACAAAAGACGGGTACAAATTTGACGTGCCGGCATCGTCGGTGGATTTTACAATAGCGAGCGCAATACTTCACGAAAATGATGCGCAAAGACTCCTGTCGGAGATCCGAAGAACGATGAAAAAACGTGCCAGAATTCTTCTCATAGAATGGCGAAAGGAATATACGCGTCATGGACCTCCTGCCGGCGAAAGACTTACGCGGACACAAGTTGAGAGGCTGCTTGACAAGTCTCGATTCAAGGTGATCCGGGGAGGGGACCTGAACTCGCGATATTATGCTGTACTGGCGGAGAAGCTGTGA